In one window of Microbacterium dextranolyticum DNA:
- a CDS encoding chorismate mutase — translation MTDEADPTATLRRLRGSIDNIDAALIHLLAERFKATQQVGVLKARHGMPASDPSREEQQIARLRRLAEEADLDPEFAEKWFNFVVAEVIRHHTAAAESV, via the coding sequence ATGACCGACGAGGCCGATCCGACCGCCACGCTGCGCCGGCTGCGCGGCAGCATCGACAACATCGACGCCGCCCTCATCCACCTTCTGGCCGAGCGCTTCAAGGCCACCCAGCAGGTGGGAGTGCTGAAGGCGCGTCACGGCATGCCCGCCTCGGATCCGTCACGCGAGGAGCAGCAGATCGCACGGCTGCGTCGCCTCGCCGAGGAGGCGGACCTCGATCCGGAGTTCGCCGAGAAGTGGTTCAACTTCGTGGTGGCCGAGGTCATCCGCCACCACACCGCGGCCGCCGAGAGCGTCTGA
- a CDS encoding VOC family protein, with product MAGPIPYLSFDGTARDALEHYREVFGGDVVLHTYAEFGRDDGPEGHIAHGALQGPVDVFASDAAPGEATLELRGILFSLLGASDPATLERWFAALAETGEVIDALALKPWGDHDGQVRDRFGVTRLIGYQGSRTLDDDRSAHSVTRH from the coding sequence ATGGCCGGCCCGATCCCGTACCTCTCGTTCGACGGCACCGCACGAGACGCCCTCGAGCACTACCGCGAGGTCTTCGGCGGCGACGTGGTGCTGCACACCTATGCGGAGTTCGGCCGCGACGACGGCCCCGAAGGCCACATCGCCCACGGAGCCCTGCAAGGCCCCGTCGACGTCTTCGCATCGGATGCCGCGCCCGGCGAGGCCACTCTGGAGCTGCGCGGCATCCTCTTCTCACTGCTCGGCGCATCCGATCCCGCCACGCTCGAGCGGTGGTTCGCCGCGCTGGCGGAGACCGGAGAGGTCATCGATGCGCTCGCGCTGAAGCCCTGGGGAGATCACGACGGGCAGGTGCGCGACCGCTTCGGTGTGACGAGGCTCATCGGCTATCAGGGGTCCAGAACACTTGACGACGACAGATCCGCGCACTCGGTTACCCGCCATTAA
- the purL gene encoding phosphoribosylformylglycinamidine synthase subunit PurL: MSTPVADTVQHAEQTPEKEQPYAALGLKPDEYDQIKAILGRRPTSGELAMYSVMWSEHCSYKSSKIYLRRFGDKVSDEMKARLMVGMGQNAGVVDVGEGWAVTFKVESHNHPSYIEPFQGAATGVGGIVRDIISMGARPVAVMDQLRFGDIADPDTARVVHGVVSGISFYANCLGLPNIGGETVFDAVYQGNPLVNALAVGVMRHEDIKLANATGAGNKVVLFGARTGGDGIGGASILASDTFAEGGPTKRPAVQVGDPFAEKVLIECCLELYKGELVEAIQDLGAAGISCATSELAANGGSGMRVDLENVLLRDPTLTPEEILMSESQERMMAIVSPEKLDAFLAVTGKWDVETSVLGEVTGDGRLQIFWHGEQIVDVDPSTVAVDGPVYERPVTYPTWIDALQLDSAAALERSNDPDTLKAQFLQLLGSPNLADTSWVTNQYDYYVMGNTALSFPDDAGMIRVDEESGLGFAIATDCNGRYCQLDPYAGAQLALAEAYRNVAVTGAVPTAVTDCLNFGSPENPEVMWQFGQAVDGLADACLALGVPVTGGNVSFYNQTGDVPIFPTPVVGVLGIIDDVARRIPSGWQDAGENIYLLGVTATELSGSAWAGTVHGHLGGRPPAVDLAAEKRLAELIQAASQQELVSSAHDLSSGGLAQALAEAVMRFGVGARVWLDEIVERDGVDAATALFSESTARVIVSVPREEDVKFRGLCEGRGYPVLRIGVTDPAADGDEAALEVQGVFTLTASELRARSTATLPAAFGATVTEPVG, encoded by the coding sequence GTGAGCACCCCCGTCGCAGACACTGTCCAGCACGCCGAGCAGACGCCCGAGAAGGAGCAGCCGTACGCGGCGCTCGGCCTCAAGCCCGACGAGTACGACCAGATCAAGGCGATCCTGGGCCGCCGCCCCACGTCGGGCGAACTGGCGATGTACTCCGTCATGTGGAGCGAGCACTGCTCCTACAAGTCGAGCAAGATCTACCTGCGCCGCTTCGGCGACAAAGTCTCGGACGAGATGAAGGCCCGCCTCATGGTCGGGATGGGCCAGAACGCCGGCGTCGTCGACGTCGGCGAGGGCTGGGCGGTCACCTTCAAGGTCGAATCGCACAACCACCCGAGCTACATCGAGCCGTTCCAGGGCGCCGCGACCGGTGTCGGCGGCATCGTCCGCGACATCATCTCGATGGGGGCGCGCCCCGTGGCGGTCATGGACCAGCTGCGCTTCGGCGACATCGCCGACCCCGACACCGCACGCGTCGTGCACGGCGTGGTCAGCGGCATCAGCTTCTACGCCAACTGCCTCGGCCTGCCGAACATCGGCGGCGAGACCGTGTTCGACGCGGTCTACCAGGGCAACCCGCTCGTCAACGCCCTCGCGGTCGGCGTCATGCGCCACGAGGACATCAAGCTCGCCAATGCGACCGGCGCCGGCAACAAGGTCGTGCTCTTCGGGGCGCGCACGGGCGGCGACGGCATCGGCGGTGCGTCGATCCTGGCATCCGACACCTTCGCCGAGGGCGGCCCGACCAAGCGCCCCGCCGTGCAGGTGGGCGATCCGTTCGCCGAGAAGGTGCTCATCGAGTGCTGCCTCGAGCTGTACAAGGGCGAGCTCGTCGAGGCGATCCAGGACCTCGGCGCCGCCGGAATCTCGTGCGCGACGAGCGAGCTCGCGGCCAACGGCGGTTCGGGCATGCGCGTCGACCTCGAGAACGTGCTGCTGCGCGACCCCACGCTCACTCCCGAGGAGATCCTCATGAGCGAGTCGCAGGAGCGCATGATGGCGATCGTCTCCCCCGAGAAGCTGGATGCCTTCCTCGCCGTCACCGGCAAGTGGGACGTCGAGACGAGCGTCCTCGGCGAGGTGACCGGCGACGGCCGCCTGCAGATCTTCTGGCACGGCGAGCAGATCGTCGACGTCGACCCCTCGACGGTCGCCGTCGACGGCCCCGTCTACGAGCGCCCCGTCACCTACCCGACGTGGATCGACGCGCTGCAGCTCGACTCGGCCGCTGCGCTCGAGCGCAGCAACGATCCCGACACGCTGAAGGCGCAGTTCCTGCAGCTTCTCGGCAGCCCGAACCTCGCCGACACGAGCTGGGTCACGAACCAGTACGACTACTACGTCATGGGCAACACGGCGCTGAGCTTCCCCGATGACGCCGGCATGATCCGCGTCGACGAGGAGTCGGGTCTCGGCTTCGCGATCGCGACCGACTGCAACGGCCGCTACTGCCAGCTCGACCCGTACGCGGGTGCGCAGCTCGCCCTCGCCGAGGCGTACCGCAACGTCGCCGTGACCGGCGCGGTGCCCACCGCCGTCACCGACTGCCTGAACTTCGGCAGCCCCGAGAACCCCGAGGTCATGTGGCAGTTCGGGCAGGCGGTCGACGGGCTCGCCGACGCGTGCCTCGCGCTGGGCGTGCCGGTCACCGGCGGCAACGTCAGCTTCTACAACCAGACCGGCGACGTCCCCATCTTCCCGACCCCCGTCGTCGGCGTGCTGGGGATCATCGACGACGTCGCCCGCCGCATTCCGAGCGGGTGGCAGGATGCCGGCGAGAACATCTACCTGCTCGGCGTGACCGCCACCGAGCTCAGCGGCTCGGCGTGGGCCGGCACGGTGCACGGTCACCTCGGCGGACGCCCGCCGGCGGTCGACCTCGCCGCCGAGAAGCGGCTCGCGGAGCTGATCCAGGCGGCCTCGCAGCAGGAACTCGTCTCGAGCGCGCACGACCTCTCGTCGGGTGGCCTCGCGCAGGCTCTCGCCGAAGCCGTGATGCGCTTCGGCGTCGGCGCCCGTGTGTGGCTCGACGAGATCGTCGAACGCGACGGCGTGGATGCCGCGACCGCCCTGTTCAGCGAGTCGACCGCTCGGGTCATCGTCTCGGTGCCCCGCGAGGAGGACGTGAAGTTCCGCGGGCTCTGCGAGGGACGCGGCTACCCGGTGCTGCGCATCGGCGTGACCGACCCCGCCGCCGACGGCGACGAGGCGGCGCTCGAGGTGCAGGGCGTGTTCACCCTCACGGCGTCGGAGCTGCGCGCCCGGTCGACCGCGACGCTGCCCGCCGCCTTCGGGGCGACGGTGACCGAGCCCGTAGGCTGA
- a CDS encoding glycoside hydrolase domain-containing protein: MPLPTTTSPSARRRPRSLAALAVVAALATNLLAAMPADAAVPADAGRLTSLVDPFVGTAGDFGNDHPGAQAPHGLAKVTPLTTPNRNHAGYDYREDQIAGFTATNLDGVGGSGAGGDLLVVPTTVEYTQRPASNTYAHDYSHDDEDAAPGYYRVGLRSIGGTDSAVRPQSGTIDAQVTATTRTAVQRYAFPAGQTPSLVVDLGNNFTGRLASSVDVASLPDGTAALSGAVEGTFNGANYRLFYYASTTAPVTSVQTWGDGGAFGEEKRRSGTDTGAVLRFAAADAADIGLRITLSPISSEQAAVDQRAELGSDGFDRVRQRTSAEWEQLLESVEISASETSDADGSLKKLFYTHLYRMFATPVNATSTSGTYRGVDGIVHRADGYTYYDGWSSWDDFRKYSVFAYVAPDQYRDMVQSLITLLADTASTGKQLNQLMHSVPQVRWERSAVIIADALSKGFDGFSRLDEAWPSLTDTVGYYSGDQLRQGYVNEDPGVVVQRGYDQWALAIVADEIGRSQDAAQLREQSSFAVKNQIRPGAWTSADGTAVGLLTPRRGDGSWVDVDYEKFEAARLYQGTPWQYTWYGAHDMDGLIAAIGGPAAGRAAIEHMFGEDSDRTDGSTMLHSNANEIDLQAPYLFNYVGEPRLTQKWVRTIYTKESWNRYIATGSSNEIPGHPASGGEFRPPVLRKVYQLDPEGLLPTMDNDAGTMSTMFVAAAVGLFPVTAGSSQYQIGTPFFEKATIRHRDGTSFSVSANGVSPDAYYIQSAQLNGTATSNTWVDYADIVGNGDLSFDMGSSPSTWGADTAPAYSASTATPTPAATARVAPATIAADASGEVSGVMTLTLDTAARFVAAPGTDISGKVTVTGLPSGVSASVVVTAATTAEVRLSGHSTTGGTFWLDVDKDVVDPAVALTGDGLSGRSPLTISPVQIDRSALAALVHDVELLERGNYAVTTFRAMQVALDRARVVLDSPATTSAAVRIAQDALQTAVDALVIDEGGFRRLEAEQSDSWSGGSLVNEAYQSGGNLGGVGDGAWVRYEGLDFSVGAPRSVSIRYANPSAASTVEVRAGDRDGRVIATLTLAPTGSWGNYATVSADLTPEDAAALAAAGSATFLMHAPSGQRWVSNFDWFAFSRHKGDDAPQPPGPVAELTARNAAQTGGGARALNLANGKFENVTAGAWALWRDIDFGGGVDTVTLRIDKPRSRAASDSHVQLRLGAVDGELIADVPLPYTGDGWGTWQEVVAGVDASRLTGRQTLVAVFSSSTQTDAQPYVANIDSVVFTAATTEQTVLEAEAWAANSGNGLKSENSSWNDGTRVTNLGGTYDRAWLDYGMIDFGLPGKNTVAVHYVNNSNRVGRNSAIWLYLDGFDAATPGEPFAKIPLPVTGTNWSAAGTMTADLPEAITGRHTVHVLLRTDAYADHPYVGNIDNLIFGIRPTVPETHPADVTDLDRAIAEVSALEGGLDRFVRISAATFTRELASARVLVGSGTTSQDDVDDQTRRLRLAASQLVPTVRAELRVLTALAAGVVEGRYTSESWQAFVAARTDATSVLADASSSDEALRGAAQALEAARAALAVMPDQLPGISSAVALSTVDDAVTVTWALVTDDGGTPITGYQVELSDGHRATVADGAQSSVTFAGLVRGSSVSAQVRALNAVGMSSGSASAAPIRVGERSERTLEALRVDALVNTSPASYAPGAFPEGVLKATYPSDAWSTDSEFLDILSGFRTLPDSALAENARPARGERPTAQNDLIALQTNRAADRAQVARAVTDANNDPSRTMADALGSVLSSAYLAARDDGRLSKTAALFGRVSTGIDQHQRAKDEFRYLRPYVRMGLVGSGGLMRDASGVGYDALSTDGSYPSGHTYAGYTVGTLLATLVPELSAPLLARASEYGDNRVVLGFHYPIDVMGSRMVSQAAIAHRWADPQFAPLLLAARQELLEVFTTACTAAGFDDLASCSRQDAYRGLDVAGDLAVYSQRLSYGFAKVAPGGQPVRIPADAGALLTTAFPDLSNAQRVQILEQTALDSGFPLDATASGDASWQRIDLAAALTAKIRIADDGTVTVLGHTDATAQSVATAAGLTLDGVAVSGFSPDTSAYVIDVPAAARTAPTGRAQHSVGPVVGAVPVIGATATAAGASVKVEEGGHALTSELDGAQVHGFTVTVTSANGEVTRRYDIALNLLPVKGGTGDGGTEPGTGEPQPGDGSTGGTPGGTSGGTSDGSLSGGGPAAGGHASPLADTGGALASGLVPAILMMIALGLVALIEGRRRARRP, translated from the coding sequence ATGCCGTTGCCGACCACGACCTCCCCCTCCGCGCGCCGCCGGCCGCGTTCCCTCGCTGCCCTCGCCGTCGTCGCCGCCTTGGCGACGAACCTGCTCGCCGCGATGCCGGCGGATGCCGCGGTGCCGGCGGATGCCGGTCGGCTGACATCTCTCGTCGATCCGTTCGTCGGCACGGCCGGAGATTTCGGCAACGACCACCCCGGCGCGCAGGCACCGCACGGGCTCGCCAAGGTGACCCCGCTGACCACGCCGAACCGCAATCATGCGGGATACGACTACCGAGAAGACCAGATCGCGGGCTTCACGGCGACCAACCTCGACGGTGTGGGCGGCAGCGGCGCCGGTGGCGACCTGCTCGTCGTCCCCACGACGGTCGAGTACACCCAGCGTCCGGCGTCGAACACCTACGCGCACGACTACTCGCACGACGACGAGGATGCCGCGCCCGGGTACTACCGGGTCGGGCTCCGCTCGATCGGCGGCACCGATTCCGCGGTCCGACCGCAGAGCGGCACGATCGATGCCCAGGTGACGGCGACCACCCGCACGGCGGTCCAGCGCTACGCCTTCCCGGCGGGTCAGACCCCGTCGCTCGTCGTGGACCTGGGCAACAACTTCACCGGGCGGCTCGCCTCTTCCGTGGACGTCGCCTCGCTTCCCGACGGCACGGCCGCACTGTCGGGAGCCGTGGAAGGCACCTTCAACGGTGCGAACTACCGGTTGTTCTACTACGCCTCGACGACGGCGCCGGTGACCTCCGTGCAGACGTGGGGCGACGGGGGCGCGTTCGGTGAGGAGAAGCGCCGGTCCGGCACCGACACCGGCGCGGTGCTCCGCTTCGCGGCCGCCGATGCCGCCGACATCGGTCTGCGCATCACCTTGTCGCCGATCAGCAGCGAGCAGGCCGCCGTCGACCAGCGTGCCGAGTTGGGGTCGGACGGGTTCGACCGAGTTCGGCAACGCACGAGTGCCGAGTGGGAGCAGCTTCTGGAGAGCGTCGAGATCTCGGCATCCGAGACGAGCGACGCCGACGGATCGCTCAAGAAGCTCTTCTACACGCACCTCTACCGCATGTTCGCCACGCCCGTGAATGCGACGAGCACATCGGGCACCTACCGCGGCGTCGATGGGATCGTGCACCGCGCCGACGGCTACACCTACTACGACGGCTGGTCGTCCTGGGACGATTTCCGCAAGTACTCCGTGTTCGCCTACGTGGCGCCCGATCAGTACCGCGACATGGTGCAGTCGCTCATCACCCTGCTGGCCGACACCGCTTCGACCGGCAAGCAGCTCAACCAGCTCATGCACTCCGTGCCGCAGGTGCGCTGGGAGCGTTCCGCCGTCATCATCGCCGACGCGCTGTCGAAGGGCTTCGACGGCTTCTCGCGATTGGACGAGGCCTGGCCCTCCCTCACCGACACTGTGGGGTACTACTCCGGAGACCAGCTGCGCCAGGGGTATGTGAACGAAGACCCCGGAGTCGTCGTGCAGCGCGGCTACGACCAATGGGCCCTGGCGATCGTCGCCGACGAGATCGGACGCTCGCAGGACGCGGCTCAGCTGCGTGAACAGTCCTCGTTCGCCGTGAAGAACCAGATCCGCCCGGGAGCGTGGACATCCGCGGACGGGACCGCCGTGGGTCTGCTCACCCCGCGGCGCGGCGACGGCAGCTGGGTCGATGTGGACTACGAGAAGTTCGAGGCCGCCCGGCTCTATCAGGGCACACCGTGGCAGTACACCTGGTATGGCGCGCACGACATGGACGGATTGATCGCGGCGATCGGCGGCCCCGCCGCCGGACGAGCCGCGATCGAGCACATGTTCGGCGAGGACTCGGATCGTACCGACGGGTCGACGATGCTGCACTCCAACGCGAACGAGATCGACCTGCAGGCCCCGTATCTGTTCAACTACGTCGGCGAGCCCCGCCTCACGCAGAAGTGGGTGCGCACGATCTATACGAAGGAGAGCTGGAACCGGTACATCGCGACGGGGAGCAGCAACGAGATCCCAGGTCACCCCGCGAGCGGCGGCGAGTTCCGCCCGCCGGTGCTGCGCAAGGTGTACCAGCTCGATCCGGAAGGTCTTCTGCCGACGATGGACAACGACGCCGGCACGATGTCGACGATGTTCGTCGCCGCGGCCGTGGGTCTGTTCCCGGTGACGGCGGGCAGCTCGCAGTATCAGATCGGCACGCCGTTCTTCGAGAAGGCGACCATCCGTCACCGCGACGGCACGAGCTTCTCGGTCTCTGCGAACGGGGTCTCTCCCGACGCGTATTACATCCAGTCGGCGCAGCTGAACGGCACAGCGACCTCGAACACCTGGGTGGACTACGCCGACATCGTCGGCAACGGCGACCTCTCGTTCGACATGGGCTCGTCGCCGTCGACCTGGGGTGCGGACACCGCCCCCGCGTACTCGGCCAGCACCGCGACGCCCACGCCGGCGGCCACCGCGAGAGTCGCGCCGGCCACGATCGCCGCCGATGCGAGCGGCGAGGTGTCGGGGGTCATGACTCTCACGCTCGACACGGCGGCGAGGTTCGTCGCGGCGCCGGGTACGGACATCTCCGGCAAGGTCACGGTCACCGGCCTGCCGAGCGGTGTCTCGGCGAGCGTGGTCGTCACCGCCGCGACAACGGCCGAGGTCCGTCTCAGCGGCCACAGCACGACCGGCGGCACGTTCTGGCTCGACGTCGACAAGGACGTGGTCGATCCCGCCGTCGCGCTCACCGGAGACGGACTATCCGGGCGGAGCCCGCTCACGATCAGTCCCGTCCAGATCGATCGGTCGGCGCTCGCAGCCCTCGTCCACGATGTCGAGCTGCTCGAGCGGGGCAACTACGCGGTGACCACCTTCCGTGCGATGCAGGTGGCGCTCGATCGGGCGCGCGTCGTGCTCGACTCTCCCGCGACCACCAGCGCGGCGGTGCGTATCGCGCAGGATGCGCTGCAGACGGCGGTCGACGCGCTCGTCATCGACGAGGGCGGGTTCCGACGACTCGAGGCGGAGCAGTCCGACAGCTGGTCGGGTGGATCGCTCGTGAACGAGGCCTATCAGTCCGGCGGCAACCTGGGCGGCGTCGGCGACGGTGCCTGGGTCCGTTACGAGGGACTGGACTTCTCGGTGGGAGCGCCGCGCTCCGTGAGCATCCGCTATGCCAACCCCTCTGCCGCGAGCACCGTCGAGGTCCGCGCCGGTGATCGCGACGGTCGCGTGATCGCGACCCTGACGCTGGCGCCGACGGGGTCGTGGGGCAACTACGCCACGGTGAGCGCCGACCTCACTCCCGAGGATGCCGCCGCGCTCGCCGCCGCGGGTTCGGCGACCTTCCTCATGCACGCTCCGTCCGGTCAGCGCTGGGTGTCGAACTTCGACTGGTTCGCGTTCTCGCGCCACAAGGGCGACGACGCACCGCAACCTCCGGGACCTGTCGCCGAGCTGACCGCACGTAACGCCGCACAGACAGGCGGCGGAGCACGTGCGCTCAATCTCGCCAACGGCAAGTTCGAGAACGTCACCGCCGGTGCGTGGGCGCTGTGGCGCGACATCGATTTCGGCGGCGGGGTCGACACCGTGACCCTCCGCATCGACAAGCCGCGGTCCCGCGCGGCATCCGATTCGCACGTGCAGCTGCGCCTCGGCGCCGTCGACGGTGAGCTGATCGCCGATGTGCCGCTGCCGTACACCGGGGATGGGTGGGGCACCTGGCAGGAGGTGGTGGCCGGCGTCGACGCGAGCCGACTGACGGGTCGCCAGACGCTGGTGGCCGTGTTCTCGTCATCGACCCAGACGGATGCTCAGCCCTACGTCGCCAACATCGACAGCGTGGTGTTCACCGCGGCGACCACCGAGCAGACGGTGCTGGAGGCCGAGGCGTGGGCGGCGAACAGCGGCAACGGCCTGAAGTCCGAGAACAGCTCGTGGAACGACGGAACACGCGTCACGAACCTCGGCGGCACCTATGACCGGGCGTGGCTGGACTACGGCATGATCGATTTCGGCCTGCCCGGCAAGAACACCGTGGCCGTGCACTACGTCAACAACTCGAACCGGGTCGGGCGCAACTCCGCGATCTGGCTCTACCTCGACGGATTCGATGCCGCGACGCCGGGCGAGCCGTTCGCGAAGATCCCCCTGCCGGTGACCGGCACCAACTGGTCCGCGGCCGGGACGATGACGGCGGACCTTCCGGAGGCGATCACGGGACGCCACACCGTCCACGTGTTGCTGCGGACGGATGCGTACGCCGATCACCCCTATGTCGGAAACATCGACAATCTGATCTTCGGCATCCGCCCGACCGTGCCCGAGACCCATCCGGCCGACGTGACGGATCTCGATCGTGCGATCGCCGAGGTGAGCGCGCTCGAGGGGGGACTGGACCGGTTCGTCCGGATCAGCGCGGCCACCTTCACCCGCGAGCTGGCCTCGGCCCGCGTACTCGTGGGCTCGGGTACGACCTCGCAGGACGACGTGGACGATCAGACGCGCAGGCTGCGGCTGGCGGCATCTCAGCTCGTCCCGACGGTGCGAGCCGAGCTGCGGGTCCTGACGGCTCTTGCCGCCGGTGTCGTCGAGGGGCGGTACACGTCGGAGAGCTGGCAGGCGTTCGTCGCCGCGCGGACCGATGCCACGTCGGTCCTCGCCGACGCATCGTCTTCCGATGAGGCGCTGCGCGGCGCCGCGCAGGCGCTCGAGGCCGCCCGAGCGGCCCTCGCCGTCATGCCGGACCAGCTGCCCGGAATCTCGAGCGCGGTCGCGTTGTCGACGGTGGACGACGCGGTGACGGTGACATGGGCCCTGGTCACGGATGACGGAGGCACGCCGATCACCGGCTACCAGGTCGAGCTCTCGGACGGACACCGCGCGACGGTCGCCGACGGGGCGCAGTCCTCCGTCACCTTCGCCGGTCTCGTGCGCGGCAGCAGCGTCTCGGCTCAGGTGCGGGCGCTCAACGCGGTCGGGATGTCGTCGGGCTCCGCCTCGGCCGCTCCGATACGCGTCGGTGAGCGCAGCGAGCGAACCCTCGAGGCGCTCCGCGTCGACGCGCTCGTGAACACCTCGCCGGCGTCGTATGCGCCGGGGGCCTTCCCGGAAGGGGTCCTCAAGGCGACGTATCCGTCGGATGCCTGGTCGACCGATTCCGAGTTCCTCGACATCCTGAGCGGCTTCCGCACCCTTCCCGACTCGGCGCTCGCCGAGAACGCGCGGCCCGCGCGTGGGGAGCGCCCGACGGCGCAGAACGATCTGATCGCGCTGCAGACCAACCGGGCCGCGGATCGGGCGCAGGTCGCACGTGCCGTGACGGATGCCAACAACGACCCGAGTCGGACGATGGCCGATGCGCTCGGCTCGGTGCTCTCCTCTGCCTACCTCGCGGCGCGGGACGACGGTCGGTTGTCGAAGACGGCCGCCCTGTTCGGGCGCGTCAGCACCGGCATCGACCAGCACCAGCGCGCCAAGGACGAGTTCCGCTATCTGCGTCCCTATGTCCGGATGGGTCTGGTCGGCTCCGGCGGTCTGATGCGCGACGCGTCGGGCGTCGGCTACGACGCGCTGTCGACGGATGGCTCATACCCGAGCGGCCACACCTACGCCGGATACACGGTGGGAACGCTCCTGGCGACGCTCGTGCCGGAACTGTCCGCGCCGCTGCTCGCCCGCGCGTCGGAGTACGGCGACAACCGTGTCGTGCTCGGCTTCCACTATCCGATCGATGTCATGGGCAGCCGGATGGTCTCGCAGGCGGCGATCGCTCACCGCTGGGCCGATCCGCAGTTCGCACCTCTGCTGCTCGCGGCGCGACAGGAGCTGCTCGAGGTGTTCACGACGGCGTGCACCGCCGCCGGATTCGACGACCTGGCATCGTGCTCGCGACAGGACGCGTACCGCGGTCTCGACGTCGCGGGTGACCTCGCGGTGTATTCGCAGCGTCTGAGTTACGGCTTCGCGAAGGTGGCACCGGGTGGTCAGCCGGTCCGCATCCCCGCGGATGCCGGGGCGCTCCTCACGACGGCCTTCCCCGACCTCAGCAACGCTCAGCGGGTGCAGATCCTGGAGCAGACGGCGCTCGACTCCGGCTTCCCCCTGGACGCGACCGCTTCGGGAGACGCGAGCTGGCAGCGGATCGACCTCGCGGCGGCGCTGACGGCGAAGATCCGGATCGCCGATGACGGCACGGTCACGGTGCTGGGCCACACCGACGCCACGGCGCAGAGCGTCGCGACGGCCGCAGGCCTGACACTCGACGGCGTGGCGGTGTCGGGCTTCTCGCCCGACACGAGCGCCTACGTCATCGATGTCCCCGCGGCGGCGCGGACTGCTCCGACCGGCCGTGCCCAGCACTCCGTCGGACCGGTCGTCGGCGCGGTCCCGGTGATCGGGGCAACGGCCACGGCAGCGGGAGCCTCCGTGAAGGTCGAAGAAGGCGGCCACGCGCTCACGAGTGAACTGGACGGCGCTCAGGTGCACGGATTCACGGTGACCGTCACATCGGCGAACGGCGAGGTCACTCGACGGTACGACATCGCGCTGAACCTGCTCCCCGTCAAGGGCGGTACGGGCGACGGCGGAACGGAGCCCGGAACGGGTGAACCCCAGCCGGGCGACGGCTCGACCGGCGGCACGCCCGGCGGCACATCCGGCGGCACGTCCGACGGTTCGCTGTCGGGCGGAGGACCCGCCGCCGGCGGACACGCGTCTCCTCTTGCCGACACCGGCGGGGCGCTCGCCTCGGGCCTGGTCCCCGCCATCCTCATGATGATCGCGCTGGGTCTGGTGGCCCTGATCGAGGGTCGCCGCCGGGCACGACGCCCCTGA
- a CDS encoding AI-2E family transporter: MRSRRSARDAAPVSASDTTNAPLLTTADGAPLEPPADRTYWSYLNRPFTVGFFVTFGGLVAFALGMAITNLVTIWIYIAFALFAALGLDPLVSRLERHRVSRAWGIVIVYAVFTVLMVGVLWLIIPTVVSQVAQFVRDLPQMISTFQHSDAYAWITERFGDQAGALLAQLQQFISDPANIAAIGGGVFQVGATIASSISGLIIIIVLSLYFLASLDQIKQAFYRLWPARSRTFVSGMTDEITGSVGSYLGGMVVLAFFNSVMTFILYTVLHLPFPLLMAVVAFCLTIIPLVGTVMFWVVGCLVALFASPLGALVFAVLYLVYMQVEAYVLTPKVMNKAISVPGSLVVIGALVGGTLMGLLGALVAIPVTASILLIIKKVYIPRQDAKG; the protein is encoded by the coding sequence ATGAGATCCCGCCGCTCCGCCCGCGACGCCGCCCCGGTGAGCGCCTCCGACACGACGAACGCTCCCCTGCTGACCACGGCAGACGGCGCCCCGCTCGAGCCGCCCGCCGACCGCACCTATTGGAGCTACCTCAACCGTCCGTTCACGGTCGGCTTCTTCGTGACCTTCGGCGGTCTCGTGGCGTTCGCGCTCGGCATGGCCATCACCAACCTGGTCACGATCTGGATCTACATCGCCTTCGCACTGTTCGCCGCGCTCGGCCTCGACCCGCTGGTCAGCCGCCTCGAGCGCCATCGGGTGAGTCGTGCGTGGGGAATCGTGATCGTCTACGCCGTGTTCACGGTGCTGATGGTGGGGGTGCTGTGGCTGATCATCCCGACCGTCGTCTCGCAGGTCGCGCAGTTCGTCCGCGATCTGCCCCAGATGATCTCAACGTTCCAGCACAGCGACGCGTACGCGTGGATCACGGAGCGCTTCGGCGACCAGGCCGGCGCGCTCCTCGCGCAGCTGCAGCAGTTCATCAGCGATCCCGCGAACATCGCCGCGATCGGCGGAGGCGTCTTCCAGGTCGGCGCGACGATCGCGAGCTCCATCTCGGGACTCATCATCATCATCGTGTTGAGCCTGTACTTCCTTGCGTCGCTCGACCAGATCAAGCAGGCGTTCTACCGCCTCTGGCCGGCCCGTAGCCGCACGTTCGTGAGCGGCATGACCGATGAGATCACCGGTTCCGTGGGGTCGTATCTCGGCGGCATGGTGGTGCTGGCGTTCTTCAACTCCGTGATGACCTTCATCCTGTACACGGTGCTGCACTTGCCCTTCCCCCTGCTGATGGCCGTGGTCGCCTTCTGCCTCACGATCATCCCGCTCGTCGGAACGGTCATGTTCTGGGTCGTGGGATGCCTCGTCGCACTGTTCGCCAGCCCCCTCGGCGCACTGGTGTTCGCGGTGCTGTACCTCGTGTACATGCAGGTCGAGGCATACGTCCTGACCCCCAAGGTGATGAACAAGGCGATCTCGGTTCCGGGCTCGCTCGTGGTGATCGGCGCGCTGGTCGGCGGCACCCTGATGGGCCTTCTCGGGGCGCTCGTGGCGATCCCCGTCACCGCGTCGATCCTGCTGATCATCAAGAAGGTGTACATCCCGCGACAGGATGCCAAGGGCTGA